In Hamadaea flava, a genomic segment contains:
- a CDS encoding beta-glucosidase has product MLTDKATGDTAREIWQDVARPAADRAADLLARMTLEEKVAQLGSAWVASSPNPGAEVAPHQYEFAESTIDWAKLVQHGLGQLTRPYGTAPVEPVEGAQWLRRRQAEIVEASRFGIPALVHEECLVGFMTWRATVFPTPLAWGATFDPALIELMATHIGATMRSAGVHQGLAPVLDVVRDPRWGRTEETVGEDPYLVATVGSAYVRGLQQAGIIATLKHFAAYSASRAGRNFGPVAVGPRELADVLLPPFELALREGAGSVMHSYAEIDGVPAAADVRLLTGLLRDELGFTGTVVADYFGVSFLQTLHGVAADPAAAAALALAAGVDVELPATRCYGEPLLDAVRSGAISETLIDRAADRVLRQKIDLGLLDRLDPPTAVDFDPAASRDLARRVAEESVVLLANDGTLPLRAAKIALVGPYADDVAAMLGCYSFAAHHGLQADPGVDVPTLRTALPAELPAATFTDDIADADVCVAVVGDTSGLFGRGTTGEGCDVEDLSLPGDQDRFLSELLDIGTPVVLVLLTGRPYALGAYADRCAAIVQAFLPGEEGASAVAGVLSGRVNPSGRLPIGIPRGPGGQPAAYLGPRLAHRTGVSSVDPTPLYAFGHGLAYTSFSWSDVTPAEPTELAADETITVSLTVTNDGDRPGAEIVQLYLHDPVAQVTRPVQRLVGYARVPLDAGRSTRVSFRFHPDLAAFTGLDGRRIVEPGDLELRLAASSTDLRATIPLHLTGPERVVGHDRVMVADVTLGVR; this is encoded by the coding sequence ATGCTCACGGACAAGGCCACCGGCGACACCGCCCGCGAAATCTGGCAGGACGTCGCCCGACCGGCCGCCGACCGGGCCGCCGATCTGCTCGCCCGGATGACCCTCGAGGAGAAGGTCGCCCAGCTGGGCTCGGCCTGGGTGGCATCGTCGCCGAACCCGGGCGCCGAGGTCGCGCCGCACCAGTACGAGTTCGCCGAGTCGACCATCGACTGGGCCAAGCTGGTCCAGCATGGCCTCGGCCAGCTCACCCGGCCCTACGGCACCGCTCCGGTCGAGCCCGTCGAGGGCGCGCAGTGGCTGCGCCGCCGCCAGGCCGAGATCGTCGAGGCCAGCCGCTTCGGCATCCCCGCCCTCGTCCACGAGGAGTGCCTCGTCGGGTTCATGACCTGGCGGGCCACCGTCTTCCCGACGCCGCTCGCCTGGGGCGCCACCTTCGACCCGGCGCTGATCGAGCTGATGGCCACGCACATCGGCGCGACGATGCGATCCGCCGGAGTCCATCAAGGACTCGCACCGGTCCTCGACGTCGTCCGCGACCCCCGGTGGGGCCGGACCGAGGAGACCGTCGGCGAAGACCCGTACCTCGTCGCCACCGTCGGCTCGGCCTACGTGCGCGGCCTCCAGCAAGCCGGGATCATCGCCACCCTCAAGCATTTCGCGGCCTACTCGGCCTCGCGCGCCGGGCGCAACTTCGGGCCGGTCGCGGTCGGCCCCCGCGAACTCGCCGACGTGCTCCTGCCGCCGTTCGAACTCGCGTTGCGCGAGGGCGCCGGCTCCGTCATGCACTCGTACGCCGAAATCGACGGAGTGCCGGCCGCGGCCGACGTCCGCCTGCTCACCGGACTCCTTCGCGACGAGCTGGGGTTCACCGGCACCGTCGTCGCCGACTACTTCGGAGTGTCGTTCCTCCAGACCCTGCACGGTGTCGCCGCCGACCCGGCGGCCGCGGCCGCGCTCGCCCTGGCCGCCGGCGTCGACGTCGAACTGCCCGCCACCCGCTGCTACGGCGAACCGCTGCTGGACGCCGTACGCTCCGGCGCGATCTCCGAAACGCTGATCGACCGGGCCGCGGATCGCGTACTGCGGCAGAAGATCGACCTCGGCCTGCTCGACCGGCTGGACCCGCCCACCGCCGTCGACTTCGACCCGGCTGCCAGCCGAGACCTGGCCCGACGCGTCGCCGAGGAATCCGTCGTGCTGCTCGCCAACGACGGCACCCTCCCACTCCGGGCCGCCAAGATCGCCCTCGTCGGCCCGTACGCCGACGACGTGGCCGCGATGCTGGGCTGCTACTCGTTCGCCGCCCACCACGGCCTCCAAGCCGACCCGGGCGTGGACGTGCCGACGCTGCGGACGGCGTTGCCCGCCGAACTCCCGGCGGCGACCTTCACCGACGACATCGCCGACGCCGACGTCTGCGTAGCCGTCGTGGGGGACACCTCGGGACTCTTCGGCCGGGGCACCACCGGCGAAGGCTGCGACGTCGAAGACCTCAGCCTTCCCGGCGACCAAGACCGGTTCCTGAGCGAACTGCTCGACATCGGGACCCCGGTCGTCCTCGTCCTGCTGACCGGACGGCCCTACGCGCTCGGGGCGTACGCCGACCGCTGCGCGGCCATCGTGCAAGCCTTCCTCCCCGGCGAAGAAGGCGCCTCCGCCGTCGCCGGAGTGCTCAGCGGACGGGTCAACCCCTCCGGCCGCCTCCCGATCGGCATCCCGCGTGGCCCCGGCGGACAGCCTGCTGCGTACCTGGGACCTCGATTGGCCCACCGCACCGGCGTCAGCAGCGTCGACCCCACACCCCTGTACGCGTTCGGCCACGGTTTGGCGTACACGTCCTTCAGCTGGAGCGACGTGACCCCAGCCGAACCCACCGAGCTGGCCGCCGACGAGACGATCACGGTGTCCCTGACAGTGACCAACGATGGCGACCGGCCCGGCGCGGAGATCGTGCAGCTCTACCTCCACGACCCGGTGGCGCAGGTCACCCGGCCGGTCCAACGCCTCGTCGGGTACGCCCGCGTGCCCCTCGACGCCGGACGATCGACCCGAGTCAGCTTCCGCTTCCACCCCGACCTCGCCGCGTTCACCGGCCTGGACGGCCGCCGCATCGTCGAACCCGGCGACCTCGAACTCCGCCTCGCCGCCTCCAGCACCGATCTCCGGGCGACGATCCCGCTCCACCTCACCGGCCCCGAACGCGTGGTCGGCCACGATCGGGTCATGGTCGCCGACGTGACCCTGGGGGTTCGCTGA
- a CDS encoding DUF5615 family PIN-like protein: MTGVLLDEMYPPALAKRLRDKGHDVLAALDVEVGLASRSDDDVLAWAARNNRCVVTENVSDFARLAAQGAAHAGIVFVSAQRFPRTSNGLVRLGDALEALLAEKHLPGPDGVIWLASN; the protein is encoded by the coding sequence GTGACTGGCGTACTGCTTGACGAGATGTATCCGCCTGCTCTTGCGAAGCGACTGCGCGACAAAGGCCACGATGTGCTCGCCGCACTGGACGTCGAGGTTGGCTTAGCCTCCCGGTCTGACGACGATGTGCTGGCGTGGGCCGCGCGTAACAACCGATGCGTCGTAACCGAGAACGTCAGCGACTTCGCCCGTCTCGCCGCACAGGGGGCCGCCCACGCCGGCATCGTCTTCGTGTCCGCACAACGATTCCCGCGTACGAGTAACGGCCTCGTCAGGCTGGGCGATGCTCTCGAAGCGCTGCTGGCGGAGAAGCACCTGCCCGGCCCGGACGGTGTGATCTGGCTGGCTTCCAACTGA